One genomic window of Corallococcus silvisoli includes the following:
- a CDS encoding T4 family baseplate hub assembly chaperone, translated as MRSLTAPELLGAWEAGHPHSGPGRALALLCAAWPERSPGELARLPVGLRDSLLLAVREQTFGAEVVGLVPCPACGEQVELAFQVSDIRVASGAPVPEVLGVECEGHAVRFRLPDSRDLAALEAGPEGDGPRRVLARCVVEARREGVDVETGELPAAVVRAIEEAMEAADPQARVELSTQCPACAHAWAAAFDIAEFFWREVETWAQRTLREVHTLASLYGWSEEHILVMSPWKRQRYLELAGT; from the coding sequence ATGCGCTCGCTGACCGCTCCAGAGCTGCTGGGTGCGTGGGAGGCGGGCCACCCGCACTCCGGGCCCGGGCGCGCGCTCGCGCTGCTGTGCGCCGCGTGGCCGGAGCGAAGCCCGGGAGAGCTGGCGCGGCTCCCGGTGGGGCTTCGGGACTCGCTGCTGCTCGCCGTGCGGGAGCAGACCTTCGGCGCCGAGGTCGTGGGGTTGGTGCCGTGTCCTGCCTGCGGTGAGCAGGTGGAGCTGGCCTTCCAGGTGAGCGACATCCGGGTGGCCTCCGGTGCGCCTGTCCCGGAGGTGCTGGGCGTTGAATGCGAGGGGCATGCGGTGCGCTTCCGCCTGCCTGACAGCCGGGACCTCGCGGCGTTGGAGGCGGGGCCCGAGGGAGATGGGCCAAGGCGGGTGCTGGCGAGGTGCGTGGTCGAGGCACGCCGGGAGGGTGTGGACGTGGAGACGGGGGAGCTGCCAGCGGCGGTGGTGCGGGCCATCGAGGAAGCGATGGAGGCCGCGGATCCGCAGGCACGGGTGGAGCTGTCCACGCAGTGTCCTGCCTGTGCGCATGCGTGGGCGGCCGCGTTCGACATCGCCGAGTTCTTCTGGAGGGAAGTGGAGACGTGGGCGCAACGCACCCTGCGGGAGGTGCACACGCTGGCGAGCCTGTACGGATGGTCCGAGGAGCACATCCTCGTGATGAGCCCGTGGAAGCGGCAGCGCTACCTGGAGCTGGCGGGGACATGA
- a CDS encoding eCIS core domain-containing protein, translated as MTAPATPATDAAGAAPAIRALPEASTATPELLASEEPVPFTTGEAPRDMRDAPDGGSPPSVDRKAEASAPANGGLPQGMTSRLAASRGMGTPLPSPVRTFFEPRLGYDLGPVRVHTTTTAARMSRQLDAQAFTHGRDVYFGSGHYNPSSSSGRWLLAHELAHVVQQGHGTSGSVRLHRKGKEGDPTPGEHRYRFNIKVRRVLPRDEAAVVVLQQVFSVSENRARELLQFMKDQNIQNLNYPGFRAEDVKAGKQLASFDVGAYEALSAHLGRGTSGQGDASKSKQGAQGSGGGEKKPPPLPPALKGKVNAETDRRYWERTGDTPGKPIGKSPKDQDQADLWKNIQQEVLAQLEALRGLAPDAQELMGGATSFQLKDLEQLQRIAKKVEQMSPEDRMLFRLIAKQLTGDLNRFEQSVDVFLGARDKYRADLEALAKQQQAARGGEPSLQEQMEAAWKDFDTAGFGTLGEQGKQDLARARAAKLRNIQLQYMVEHPGETGAGMVKGLSPVEMAKGVAEDVRVARDPNKSGFARWAAGFGAGSKTLGWAAGVAGVLYVALLFVPGVNVVQLATTALVAGVAALVMAGVEAELSIQAAGESTTVEDFKEQTQRAATAQTNVIVGAALIALGLALKLSMRIRLPGRYQNVGHALRMAREALAKQVGITTKFGQIQMELLAQLREEGKGLPQALTELNKGVSTTRTAIQAMTGDELLNRIIANDAALKDLIDAHPDLVETAKQAQAVAKTHGGQNVPETVRENLLRSLTDAETQTKAHADRFEAELKTATDAIQKALTPEELKAALDAAEKRFGQEELQKAVQAAHEKSLKQRVEEERYRGMTEKDLQATADADPKAKAELDRRAEVKTQAENSRVGQKVGADIAARLTPDVLGALYALDDASLQALAGATLEELGHVARAVRRINAELVNKLVAGAGRSAAVGLGKFLEAHPSWRLNAAEALCKMLTEGATNPVVARLAAKLMVHADMPGMENWAVLTSRQLKSPVNLMEMEVSLDDAIRQSATHPGKTEMEIYYYEGKKLTYEEMNATRQSSTFDKNKLKNIDVETPLERREWKRVREAITNDSKLTTQVKEARLKFKDAELPRGSGGKLNVGIVDYSTFLDSSYTPAKVQQVLKQWLAQDAFAMQFMDRLEVRFVDANGAPHEFIIDVPLP; from the coding sequence GTGACAGCGCCCGCGACTCCCGCGACGGATGCCGCTGGCGCGGCGCCCGCGATCCGCGCCCTGCCCGAGGCGTCCACCGCGACTCCCGAGCTCCTCGCATCCGAGGAGCCCGTGCCCTTCACCACCGGCGAGGCCCCGCGCGACATGCGGGACGCCCCTGACGGTGGGAGCCCTCCCTCGGTGGACCGCAAGGCGGAAGCCTCAGCCCCGGCGAACGGCGGCCTTCCCCAGGGAATGACGTCGCGGTTGGCGGCCTCGCGAGGCATGGGGACTCCGCTGCCTTCGCCCGTGCGCACGTTCTTCGAGCCCCGGCTCGGCTACGACCTGGGGCCGGTGCGCGTCCACACCACGACCACCGCCGCGCGGATGAGCCGACAGCTCGACGCGCAGGCCTTTACCCATGGACGGGACGTCTATTTCGGGTCCGGCCACTACAACCCCTCCTCCTCATCCGGAAGGTGGTTGCTCGCGCACGAGCTGGCTCACGTCGTCCAGCAGGGACACGGCACCTCGGGCTCCGTCCGGCTCCACCGCAAGGGCAAGGAGGGGGACCCGACCCCGGGGGAACACAGATATCGCTTCAACATCAAGGTCAGGCGGGTGCTCCCACGCGACGAGGCGGCCGTGGTCGTCCTCCAGCAGGTGTTCTCCGTCAGCGAGAACCGAGCGAGAGAGCTCCTGCAGTTCATGAAGGATCAGAACATCCAGAACCTGAACTACCCGGGCTTCCGCGCCGAGGACGTGAAGGCTGGGAAGCAACTCGCGTCCTTCGATGTCGGCGCCTACGAGGCGCTCTCCGCGCACCTTGGCCGTGGCACCTCGGGACAAGGAGACGCGTCGAAATCGAAGCAAGGCGCCCAGGGTTCGGGCGGCGGAGAAAAGAAGCCTCCTCCCCTGCCCCCCGCGTTGAAGGGCAAGGTCAACGCGGAGACCGACCGGCGCTACTGGGAGCGCACGGGCGACACGCCGGGCAAGCCGATCGGGAAGTCCCCCAAGGACCAGGACCAGGCGGATCTCTGGAAGAACATCCAGCAGGAGGTCCTGGCCCAGCTCGAAGCGCTCCGGGGCCTCGCGCCGGACGCGCAGGAGCTGATGGGCGGCGCGACCTCCTTCCAGCTCAAGGACCTGGAACAACTCCAGCGCATCGCCAAGAAGGTGGAGCAGATGTCGCCCGAGGACCGGATGCTGTTCCGGCTCATCGCGAAGCAGCTGACGGGCGACCTGAATCGCTTCGAGCAGTCCGTCGACGTGTTCCTCGGCGCTCGCGACAAGTACCGCGCGGACCTGGAGGCGCTGGCGAAGCAGCAACAGGCCGCGCGCGGAGGCGAGCCCTCCCTTCAGGAGCAGATGGAAGCGGCGTGGAAGGACTTCGACACGGCGGGGTTCGGCACGCTCGGCGAGCAAGGCAAGCAGGACCTGGCGCGCGCTCGCGCGGCGAAGCTCCGGAACATCCAACTCCAGTACATGGTCGAGCATCCCGGCGAGACCGGCGCGGGCATGGTCAAAGGGCTGTCTCCCGTGGAGATGGCGAAGGGCGTGGCCGAGGACGTCCGCGTCGCGCGGGACCCGAACAAGAGCGGCTTTGCCCGCTGGGCCGCGGGCTTCGGCGCGGGCAGCAAGACCCTTGGCTGGGCCGCCGGTGTCGCGGGCGTCCTGTATGTCGCCCTGCTGTTCGTGCCCGGGGTGAACGTCGTGCAGCTGGCGACCACCGCGCTCGTCGCGGGTGTGGCGGCCCTGGTGATGGCCGGCGTGGAAGCCGAGCTGAGCATCCAGGCCGCTGGCGAATCCACGACGGTGGAGGACTTCAAGGAGCAGACGCAGCGCGCGGCCACCGCGCAGACGAACGTCATCGTCGGCGCGGCGCTCATCGCCCTCGGACTGGCGCTCAAGCTGTCCATGCGCATCCGCCTGCCGGGCCGCTACCAGAACGTGGGGCACGCGCTGCGCATGGCGCGGGAGGCCCTGGCGAAGCAGGTGGGCATCACCACGAAGTTCGGTCAAATCCAGATGGAGCTGCTCGCCCAGCTGCGTGAGGAGGGCAAGGGCCTGCCCCAAGCCCTGACGGAGCTGAACAAGGGCGTCTCCACCACGCGCACGGCCATCCAGGCGATGACGGGCGATGAGCTGCTCAATCGCATCATCGCCAACGACGCGGCCCTCAAGGACCTCATCGACGCGCACCCCGACCTCGTCGAGACGGCGAAGCAAGCCCAGGCTGTCGCGAAGACCCACGGCGGCCAGAACGTCCCGGAGACCGTGCGCGAGAACCTGCTGCGCTCGCTCACGGACGCCGAGACCCAGACGAAGGCCCACGCGGACCGCTTCGAGGCGGAGCTGAAGACAGCCACGGACGCCATCCAGAAGGCCCTCACTCCCGAGGAGCTGAAGGCCGCGCTGGACGCGGCCGAGAAGCGCTTCGGACAGGAGGAACTCCAGAAGGCGGTCCAAGCCGCGCATGAGAAGTCGCTCAAGCAGCGCGTGGAAGAAGAGCGCTACCGGGGCATGACGGAGAAGGACCTCCAGGCCACCGCGGACGCGGACCCCAAGGCCAAGGCCGAGCTGGACCGGCGGGCGGAGGTGAAGACGCAGGCGGAGAACTCCCGCGTGGGCCAGAAGGTGGGCGCGGACATCGCCGCCCGGCTCACGCCCGACGTGCTGGGCGCGCTGTACGCGCTGGACGATGCGTCGCTCCAGGCGCTCGCCGGAGCCACCTTGGAGGAGTTGGGGCACGTGGCCCGCGCCGTGCGCCGCATCAACGCGGAGCTGGTGAACAAGCTGGTGGCGGGGGCGGGCCGGAGCGCCGCGGTGGGCCTGGGCAAGTTCCTGGAGGCCCATCCCTCCTGGCGGCTCAATGCCGCGGAAGCCCTCTGCAAGATGCTCACCGAGGGAGCCACCAACCCCGTCGTGGCAAGGCTCGCCGCCAAGCTGATGGTCCATGCGGACATGCCAGGCATGGAGAACTGGGCCGTCCTCACCAGCCGCCAGCTCAAGTCCCCCGTCAACCTGATGGAGATGGAGGTCAGCCTGGACGATGCCATCCGGCAGTCCGCCACCCACCCCGGCAAGACAGAGATGGAGATCTATTACTACGAGGGCAAGAAGCTCACGTACGAGGAGATGAACGCGACGCGCCAGTCGTCGACGTTCGACAAGAACAAGCTCAAGAACATCGACGTGGAGACGCCGCTGGAGCGGCGTGAGTGGAAGCGGGTGCGGGAGGCCATCACCAACGACTCGAAGCTGACGACCCAGGTGAAGGAGGCCCGCCTCAAGTTCAAGGACGCCGAACTGCCGCGCGGCTCGGGAGGAAAGCTGAATGTCGGCATCGTCGACTACAGCACCTTCCTCGATTCGTCCTACACTCCAGCGAAGGTCCAGCAGGTGTTGAAGCAATGGCTGGCCCAGGACGCCTTCGCCATGCAGTTCATGGACAGGCTCGAGGTCCGCTTCGTGGACGCGAACGGAGCCCCCCACGAGTTCATCATCGACGTGCCACTGCCATAG
- a CDS encoding phage tail protein, translating to MAQFSVNAQRFDPYKNFKFRVKWDGRYVAGISKVGALKRTTEVVKHREGGDPSSSRKSPGRSEYEALTLERGVTHDTEFERWANKVWNYGSGLGSEVSLKDFRKDIILEVYNEAGQLAISYKLFRCWVSEYQAMPDLDANANAVAIQTLKLENEGWERDYDINEPTEPSYNEPNP from the coding sequence ATGGCTCAGTTCAGCGTCAACGCGCAGCGTTTCGACCCGTACAAGAACTTCAAGTTCCGCGTGAAGTGGGACGGCCGTTATGTCGCGGGCATCAGCAAGGTGGGCGCGCTCAAGCGCACCACCGAGGTCGTCAAGCACCGCGAGGGCGGCGACCCCAGCAGCAGCCGCAAGTCGCCGGGCCGCAGCGAGTACGAGGCCCTCACCCTGGAGCGCGGCGTCACCCACGACACCGAGTTCGAGCGGTGGGCCAACAAGGTGTGGAACTACGGCTCCGGCCTGGGCTCCGAGGTGTCCCTCAAGGACTTCCGCAAGGACATCATCCTCGAGGTCTACAACGAGGCCGGACAGCTGGCGATCTCCTACAAGCTCTTCCGGTGCTGGGTGTCCGAGTACCAGGCCATGCCGGACCTGGACGCGAACGCCAACGCCGTGGCCATCCAGACCCTCAAGCTGGAGAACGAGGGTTGGGAGCGCGACTACGACATCAACGAGCCCACCGAGCCCAGCTACAACGAGCCCAACCCCTGA
- a CDS encoding phage tail sheath family protein, with product MPAALSYPGVYVEEIPSGVRTITGVPTSVTAFVGRAQRGPVNEPVVCNGYGDYERTFGSLWLASSMSYAVRDFFLNGGGQAIIVRLDNGGHTTELTLSTTGGDLTLAAGNPGAWGNNLRVVVDYNTRKTGTASIDDLLFNLTVTDNGTRATEKFINLSIDAASPRYYPTVLAQGSALIRVKTLPATPARPAASTLDPQGRPVPTAPTAAQEGTDGNALTRAQFTTGANLRTNKQGLYALEKVDVFNLLCLPPHALDGDIEADLATDAAAYCEERRAIFVADPPVGWDSVAHAVSGFAASSLRSKNAALYFPRLVQSNPLRENQLEVFAPCGAVAGVIARTDTQRGVWKAPAGLDSLLTGVPKLSVPLTDPENGQLNPLGINCLRSLPAAGRVVWGARTTRGNDLLADEWKYLPVRRLALYIEESLYRGVQWVVFEPNDEPLWAQIRLNVGAFMQNLFRQGAFQGQTPRDAYFVKCDKETTTQNDINLGVVNIVVGFAPLKPAEFVVLKLQQMAGQVAA from the coding sequence ATGCCGGCAGCTCTCAGTTATCCGGGCGTCTATGTCGAAGAGATTCCCAGTGGAGTCCGCACCATCACCGGGGTGCCCACGTCGGTGACTGCCTTCGTCGGGCGCGCGCAGCGCGGACCGGTGAATGAGCCCGTGGTCTGCAACGGCTACGGCGACTATGAGCGCACCTTCGGAAGCCTGTGGTTGGCCAGCTCCATGAGCTACGCCGTCCGCGACTTCTTCCTCAACGGAGGCGGGCAGGCCATCATCGTCCGTCTGGACAATGGGGGTCACACCACGGAGTTGACCCTGTCCACGACCGGTGGAGACCTGACCCTGGCCGCGGGCAATCCTGGCGCCTGGGGTAACAATCTTCGCGTGGTGGTGGATTACAACACCCGGAAGACAGGCACCGCGAGCATCGACGACCTGCTCTTCAACCTGACCGTCACCGACAACGGGACGCGCGCGACGGAGAAGTTCATCAACCTCTCCATCGACGCGGCCAGTCCCCGCTACTACCCCACCGTGCTCGCGCAGGGCTCCGCCCTGATCCGGGTGAAGACGCTGCCCGCCACGCCCGCGCGCCCCGCGGCCTCCACGCTCGACCCCCAGGGCCGGCCGGTGCCCACCGCGCCCACGGCCGCCCAGGAGGGCACCGACGGCAACGCGCTGACGCGCGCCCAGTTCACCACCGGCGCGAACCTGCGCACCAACAAGCAGGGCCTGTACGCGCTGGAGAAGGTGGATGTCTTCAACCTGCTGTGCCTGCCGCCCCACGCGCTCGACGGCGACATCGAGGCGGACCTGGCGACCGACGCGGCGGCCTACTGCGAGGAGCGGCGCGCCATCTTCGTCGCGGATCCTCCGGTGGGCTGGGACAGCGTGGCCCACGCGGTCAGCGGCTTCGCCGCCAGCAGCCTGCGCAGCAAGAACGCCGCGCTCTACTTCCCCCGGCTGGTGCAGTCCAATCCCCTGCGGGAGAACCAGCTGGAGGTCTTCGCCCCCTGCGGCGCGGTGGCGGGGGTCATCGCGCGCACGGACACGCAGCGCGGCGTCTGGAAGGCGCCCGCGGGCCTGGACTCGCTGCTCACCGGCGTGCCCAAGCTGAGCGTGCCGCTCACCGACCCGGAGAATGGCCAGCTCAACCCGCTGGGCATCAACTGCCTGCGTTCGCTGCCGGCCGCGGGCCGCGTGGTGTGGGGCGCCCGCACCACCCGAGGCAATGACCTGCTCGCCGACGAGTGGAAGTACCTGCCGGTGCGCCGGCTGGCGCTCTACATCGAGGAGAGCCTGTACCGGGGCGTCCAGTGGGTGGTCTTCGAGCCCAACGACGAGCCGCTCTGGGCGCAGATCCGCCTCAACGTCGGCGCCTTCATGCAGAACCTCTTCCGGCAGGGCGCCTTCCAAGGCCAGACGCCGCGCGATGCGTACTTCGTCAAGTGCGACAAGGAAACCACCACGCAGAACGACATCAACCTGGGCGTGGTCAACATCGTCGTGGGCTTCGCGCCGCTCAAGCCGGCCGAGTTCGTGGTGCTCAAGCTCCAGCAGATGGCCGGACAGGTCGCGGCGTAA
- a CDS encoding eCIS core domain-containing protein, which translates to MAPPELAVVDWSAARPRTPSAASPGAPADAGTPQPASSAARFDFAHLPLLPPAPRVHDARSRMPTGTLRPMPGGSTTRPLGNMRALSAPTVARALPAGAVIPASVAATVGAFGTNLLRAALTPHPAVARPMTPQGASLSLSRIQGGAPIPAQVRAPFEQSFGYDLSPVRLHTGPTARRAAAAVGAAAFTLGDHIVLGGGLDVTSGPGRHVLGHELAHALQARRGGGAGRISDPSWPSEREAEHAARAALASRPFEITVGAGDDLHRIAPWLILAGIGLVAGVVTWALSDSPEENQRRHAAGEEDASRSLWTLVPIYGSVQQIREAESYFQRVLGTGFLMLDFATLGSAGVAGRALLRAPAALVRTAVARRAAGTLAIREGGEIVSEAMARETTEAFAREGGALFASQAAASAEMLRALQRGAMVVVTEGGLNHAAIYARNAAGQVLRIHGGPLKVLFEEAPRALSSQMADGMARRVNAYVVLEAAEATVSIEQAVATAQRSWPAVLRFLGGNPTSCGIVQGAVLEASGLSAATLGRLLPAGGASARLLPITILDQMAGSGALRFVEGGMARIIGGTAIQGAVLGMGGGAGIISSTLMRLTVNAVTPETAAAPTPPSRSRPEASARTVPRTPESDAAARSIIARWGSVLVGPASMVSASLPEMIPGWTISSDEFRQAVIASLIAQGMAAGTARAIIRGA; encoded by the coding sequence ATGGCTCCCCCTGAGCTGGCCGTCGTGGACTGGAGCGCCGCCCGGCCGCGCACCCCGTCCGCGGCCTCTCCGGGAGCGCCGGCGGACGCAGGCACACCCCAGCCCGCCTCTTCCGCGGCCCGCTTCGACTTCGCCCACCTCCCCCTCCTGCCTCCGGCTCCGCGCGTCCACGACGCGCGGAGCCGCATGCCGACCGGGACGCTGCGCCCCATGCCAGGAGGCTCGACGACGAGGCCGCTGGGCAACATGCGAGCCCTCAGCGCGCCCACCGTCGCCCGGGCCCTGCCCGCGGGAGCCGTCATTCCGGCCTCCGTGGCGGCGACGGTGGGCGCCTTCGGCACGAACCTGCTCCGGGCCGCGCTCACGCCCCACCCTGCCGTCGCGCGCCCCATGACACCGCAGGGCGCGTCGCTTTCGCTCTCGCGGATTCAGGGAGGCGCCCCCATCCCCGCCCAGGTCCGGGCCCCCTTCGAGCAGTCCTTTGGCTATGACTTGTCACCCGTCCGCCTGCACACGGGGCCCACCGCGCGGCGGGCCGCGGCGGCCGTCGGCGCGGCGGCCTTCACGCTGGGCGACCACATCGTCCTCGGAGGGGGCCTCGATGTAACGAGCGGGCCGGGCAGGCACGTCCTCGGTCACGAGCTCGCCCATGCGCTCCAGGCGCGGCGCGGCGGTGGCGCCGGGCGGATCAGCGATCCCTCGTGGCCTTCCGAGCGCGAGGCCGAGCACGCGGCCCGCGCGGCGCTCGCGTCCCGGCCCTTCGAAATCACCGTGGGCGCGGGGGACGACCTGCACCGGATCGCGCCCTGGCTCATCCTGGCCGGCATCGGACTGGTCGCGGGGGTCGTCACCTGGGCCCTCTCGGACAGCCCCGAGGAGAACCAGCGACGGCACGCCGCCGGCGAGGAGGATGCCTCGCGAAGCCTCTGGACGCTCGTGCCCATCTACGGCTCGGTCCAACAGATTCGCGAGGCGGAGTCGTACTTCCAGCGGGTGCTTGGCACCGGCTTCCTGATGCTCGACTTCGCCACGCTCGGCTCCGCGGGCGTGGCGGGCCGGGCCCTCCTGCGCGCTCCCGCCGCCCTCGTCCGCACCGCGGTGGCCCGCCGCGCGGCGGGCACGCTGGCCATCCGGGAAGGCGGAGAAATCGTCTCGGAGGCCATGGCTCGCGAGACCACCGAGGCCTTCGCCCGCGAAGGAGGCGCGCTCTTCGCCAGCCAGGCCGCCGCGTCGGCCGAGATGCTTCGGGCGCTGCAACGCGGCGCCATGGTCGTCGTCACCGAGGGCGGTTTGAACCACGCCGCCATCTATGCCCGCAACGCCGCGGGCCAGGTGTTGCGCATCCACGGCGGCCCGCTGAAGGTCCTGTTCGAGGAGGCCCCCAGGGCCCTGTCATCCCAGATGGCGGACGGCATGGCCCGCCGGGTCAACGCCTACGTGGTGCTGGAGGCCGCGGAAGCCACTGTCAGCATCGAGCAAGCCGTCGCGACGGCGCAGCGCAGCTGGCCCGCGGTGCTGCGCTTTCTTGGAGGCAATCCCACCAGCTGCGGCATCGTGCAGGGTGCGGTGCTCGAAGCCTCGGGGCTGTCCGCGGCGACTCTGGGACGCCTCCTCCCCGCGGGCGGGGCCTCCGCCCGCCTCCTGCCCATCACCATCCTCGATCAGATGGCGGGGAGCGGAGCCTTGCGGTTCGTGGAAGGCGGAATGGCGCGCATCATCGGAGGCACCGCCATCCAAGGCGCCGTGTTGGGAATGGGCGGTGGGGCGGGCATCATCAGCTCCACCTTGATGCGGCTGACGGTCAACGCCGTCACGCCGGAAACGGCCGCCGCCCCCACGCCCCCTTCACGCAGCAGGCCCGAGGCTTCGGCCCGGACGGTGCCCCGCACCCCGGAGAGCGACGCCGCCGCCCGGAGCATCATCGCGCGGTGGGGCAGCGTGCTCGTGGGCCCCGCGAGCATGGTGAGCGCGTCGCTCCCGGAGATGATTCCGGGCTGGACCATCAGCAGCGACGAGTTCAGGCAGGCGGTCATCGCCTCACTGATCGCGCAGGGCATGGCCGCCGGCACCGCCAGGGCCATCATCCGCGGGGCCTGA
- a CDS encoding Pvc16 family protein — translation MSNSLSIATVTAALRTLLFNHLQVDTPDVSVTTLPPDKARGRDATNHQVNLFLFQVAQQASLRNMDFPPRTKSGESGVPPLALRLTYLLTPYSPSDDDVESHKLLGKAMNVLHDHPLLGANELRAAVPGNDLYRQAERVRITVDTPTLEEVSKLWTMFQTQYRISVVYQVSVVLIESTRPSRTPLPVLRPVLSIQPDVVPPFPVLDAITPPQQQTSARLGDTLLLTGHHLAGDTVGVRFSHPLWSTPVLRPATVVSASRLTVDIPNDAATWLAGPYAVSVVITDADGNEHTTPALPLTLAPRILGLTPNPVARGPGGEVTLTAAFQPRARPDQRVALLLNGRELPAPARATPVDTLAFTVLDVPPGDHFVRLRVDGVDSLLIDWSQNPPVFDVSQQVTVT, via the coding sequence GTGAGCAACTCCCTCTCCATCGCGACGGTGACGGCCGCGCTCCGCACGCTCCTCTTCAACCACCTCCAGGTGGACACGCCAGACGTGTCGGTGACGACGCTTCCACCGGACAAGGCACGCGGCCGGGACGCCACCAACCATCAGGTCAATCTCTTCCTCTTCCAGGTGGCGCAGCAGGCCTCGCTGCGCAACATGGACTTCCCACCGAGGACGAAGTCCGGCGAGTCGGGTGTCCCGCCCCTGGCCCTGCGGCTGACGTACCTGCTCACGCCCTACTCGCCATCCGACGACGACGTGGAAAGCCACAAGCTGCTCGGCAAGGCCATGAACGTCCTTCATGACCATCCGTTGCTCGGCGCCAATGAGCTGCGCGCCGCGGTGCCCGGCAATGACCTGTACCGGCAGGCGGAGCGCGTGCGCATCACCGTGGACACGCCCACCCTGGAGGAAGTCTCCAAGCTCTGGACGATGTTCCAGACGCAGTACCGGATCTCGGTCGTCTACCAGGTCTCCGTCGTCCTCATCGAGAGCACTCGCCCCAGCCGCACGCCGCTCCCGGTGCTGCGCCCGGTGCTGTCCATCCAGCCTGACGTGGTCCCTCCTTTTCCGGTGCTCGACGCCATCACCCCGCCCCAGCAGCAGACCAGCGCTCGACTGGGAGACACCCTCCTCCTCACCGGACACCACCTCGCCGGGGACACGGTGGGCGTGCGCTTCAGCCACCCGCTCTGGAGCACCCCGGTGCTCCGGCCCGCCACGGTGGTGTCGGCGTCGCGGCTGACCGTGGACATCCCCAACGACGCGGCCACCTGGCTCGCGGGGCCCTACGCGGTGTCCGTCGTCATCACCGATGCGGACGGAAACGAGCACACCACCCCAGCGCTGCCGCTGACGCTCGCTCCCCGCATCCTGGGGCTCACCCCCAACCCCGTGGCGCGAGGCCCCGGCGGAGAGGTGACGCTCACCGCCGCGTTCCAACCTCGCGCCCGCCCGGACCAACGCGTGGCCCTGCTGCTCAACGGCCGGGAGCTGCCAGCCCCCGCGCGCGCCACGCCGGTGGACACCCTCGCCTTCACCGTCCTGGACGTGCCCCCCGGAGACCACTTCGTCCGGCTGCGCGTGGACGGCGTGGACTCGTTGCTCATCGACTGGAGTCAGAACCCGCCGGTGTTCGACGTGTCCCAGCAGGTGACGGTCACATGA